A single Primulina eburnea isolate SZY01 chromosome 11, ASM2296580v1, whole genome shotgun sequence DNA region contains:
- the LOC140805153 gene encoding transcription factor ILR3-like produces the protein MVSPSNTNWLYQYGFEDILVPDANFSAPGSGFSWHIQSLNGSSNTSFEIEDSIGESAVQKETNSRKRSKTESCARSSSKACREKRRRDKLNDKFVELGVLLEPGRPPKTDKAGILVDAVRVVTQLRGEAEKLKDLNLDLQEKIKELKAEKNELRDEKQKLKAKKEKLEQQMKAASMPQQGFFHSPPAISLSFAAQSQAAGNKLVPIISYPGVAMWQFMPPAAVDTSQDHVLRPPAA, from the exons ATGGTTTCCCCGTCGAACACGAATTGGCTGTACCAATATGGGTTCGAGGATATCCTAGTCCCTGATGCCAATTTCTCTGCTCCAGGCTCTGGGTTTTCTTGGCATATTCAATCCTTGAACGGATCATCGAATACTAG TTTTGAAATTGAAGACTCAATTGGGGAATCAGCTGTTCAGAAGGAAACTAACTCGAGAAAACG ATCTAAAACTGAATCATGCGCTCGATCAAGCTCCAAAGCATGCAGAGAGAAACGACGCAGAGATAAGCTCAATGACAA GTTTGTAGAATTGGGTGTGCTCCTTGAGCCGGGGAGGCCTCCGAAAACAGACAAGGCTGGTATTTTGGTTGATGCTGTTCGAGTGGTGACTCAGCTAAGAGGTGAAGCTGAGAAGCTGAAAGACTTAAACTTGGATCTCCAGGAGAAGATCAAAGAGCTAAAG GCTGAGAAGAATGAGCTTAGGGATGAGAAGCAGAAGTTAAAGGCTAAAAAGGAGAAGCTGGAGCAGCAGATGAAGGCAGCGAGTATGCCCCAGCAGGGGTTTTTCCATTCCCCTCCTGCCATTTCTCTATCGTTTGCTGCTCAAAGCCAAGCTGCAGGCAACAAGTTGGTCCCCATCATCAGTTACCCAGGTGTTGCTATGTGGCAGTTCATGCCACCTGCTGCTGTTGATACTTCACAGGACCATGTGCTTCGCCCACCAGCTGCCTAA